The genomic window AGGCAGTTGGGAAATGTCAATATATAAGATTTCGGTAAGGAGAAGTTCAATGCAATCGAGAACTTACTCTACAAAAgtttttctgctagtcacaaggcgTTGATGTccccatgaagggatttagtgtttTCCTAAATATGAAGAGATACAAGGATTGGGATcgtgaaatcagttcctgaaactatctaactatctgaagacctgttccaccagattccctggagaacagaatgccTCACTGCACCCTGGGGgggttgaaggtcaacagctgcagaGGCACAAGGTTCAAtctccacagaggcagatggcaaatgctaTTGTGCAGTCCCTGGCAGATGCTCTTGGCAAGTActaatttgtagttgacaggcaAGTACCAATTTGTAGCTgacagtatgctgtctaggtttgtcatagctttccttccaaggagcagatgtcttttaatttcatgggggcaatcaccatccgcagggattttggagcccaagaaaataaaacctgtcaatgcttccactttttcttcttccatttgccatgaagtgatgagactggatgccatgatcctagttttttgaatgttgagtgttaagccagcttttccactcttctctttcaccctcatcaaaacgcagcttagttcctctttgctttttgtcagtagagtggtatcatctgcatatctgaggttgttcacTAAGCGTAATGCGTTCTAAGTCCATCTGTGTTGTGGCAGATGgcaacttttatttctttgttatggctgagtagtattccactgtgtgtgtatatgtatataaaatatgcgACAATCCTCTGGGTTcacttgttgatggacacttaggttgctccaGTATCTTGGCagttgtgagtaatgctgcagtgaacgtcGGGGTAGATGCGTCTTTCTGAATTAgcgtttttgtttttgtcagaTGTACACCCAGATGCGGAACTGCTGGGGCACATAGTCATTCTACTCACAGTTTTTTAaggcacctccatactgttctcaataATGGTTATAcaaatttacattcttaccaacagtgtgGAAGGCTGcccatttctctacatcctcaccaacactaccTGTGTTCTTTTTGCTGATAGCCATTCTGACGGGTATGAGGTGAcgtatcattgtggttttgattcacattCATTGCCCTAATGATTAGTGCTgtggggcatcttttcatgtgctagttggccatctgcatgtcctctttggaaaaatgcctattagggtcttctgtccattttttaatcaggttctttggttttgtttggtttggttttttttttctatgttgagttatatgagctgtttgtatatattcaatattaacctcttatcaatcatgtcatttgcaaatatcttctcccattcagtagactgTCTTTCCATTTTGTCCATGGatccttttgctgtgcaaaagaattcaaatttaattaggtccattTGTTTTGGGCTGGGTTttgctttttatctttaaaaatcataagaATGTAGCCTTCTAGCCAAGAATTTATCTCGCTTTGCCTTAATGTAGAAATAATGTTTTTTGCTGAATTATCAAGAGACATTTACACTGTTGGTATTTCTCAGTTTTCCTTAAACTCATACCACTTTTTGATTGATATAAAAATCTAACAACACCTTCTGGAAGTTTTAATACCAACTTTGACCTCCCACCTCAGTTGAGGATCAGCTGTAGCCATCTGTTTTCAGTATAGTCCCACTAGCAGAGGTTGTGTTACATATTACTTTGCATAGTTATGGAATGAAAAAAGATTCaaatataaaagtgaaatgataaaaatgctttctcagataacatgatcctcttCCCATTTGAGAACCATTCATAAGCAGATTTTCTAGATTTATTTCATGCTTTGTGTGCCCTGGTAACCCTCCCTTATACTGGTTAGCAGTGCTTTAGATGCAAGTAAAAACTCTCACAAGAGTGACTTAAGCAGAAAGATATTTAAGTATTTCTCATAATAATCAGCCTGGTGGAAGAAGACTCCAGGGTCAGCTCAGCAGCTCAGTCATAACTAGACTCTGAGTTGGCATCTCAGTGGTTTTCTCGGTATTTCCCTGATGGCCCCAAGATGACTGCCATTGCTCCGTGCATCACTCACTATCACAAAGAAGAGGGCAAGCAGGAGACACCCTTGTATTCATTTTGCTCATTTGTCAGAGAGGAAGAACTTTTCCagaaccccagctctgccatgaGACTTCCCCATCTACCTTGTCAGCCGCAGGTATGTCTGACACCCACTCCTAGACCAGCTGCTGGCAAAGAGAAACAATGGCACCGTATGCAGCTTAGACCAATCGTGATGCAACCCACCTCCCAGCATGTGTGTGCAACAGGGGACTTGTACAAACCTCACCTCGTTTTAGCCCATGCCCCTCCACTAGAATGTAACCTCCTTGAAGACAGAGGTTTTTGCtctgttcactgctgtattcccAGCATCCAGGACAATGCCCAGCAATGCAATGAGTAGTCAATaactgaaggaaggaggggatGGCTAAGGAGGCAGGGGGTATAGGCCCCAGGTAACCAGCAGTGTCTATCATCCTGATCGCACACAACCATGGTTTGGTGCCTGTGACAGCGCTGAGTGATGCTACTGATCACGGGACCTCTGACCTGAATCCTTGTGTCTTTCCCTCCAGGGAGTGAACCATAGCTGGAGGCTACACTTGTGCCAATGACCTGTCCCAATTCCTCCTGCGTCTTCGAAGACAGGATGTGTGAGGGGAATAAGACCGCCCCTGCCAGCGATGCCCAGCTGATGCCCCTGGTGGTGGTCCTGAGCACCATCTCCTTGGTCACAGTGGGACTCAACCTGCTGGTCCTGCACGCTGTGCGCAGCGAGCGGAAACTGCACACGGTGGGGAACCTCTACATCGTCAGCCTCTCGGTGGCCGATCTGATCGTGGGGGTGGTCGTCATGCCCATGAACATCCTCTACCTCCTCAGGTGCAGGTGGTCCCTGGGGCGCCCTCTCTGCCTCTTCTGGCTTTCCATGGACTATGTGGCCAGCACGGCGTCCATTTTCAGCGTCTTCATCTTGTGCATCGACCGCTACCGTTCTGTGCAGCAGCCCCTCAAGTACCTGCGGTATCGTACCAAGACCCGAGCATCCGTCACCATCCTAGCTGCCTGGTTTCTCTCCTTCCTGTGGATTATCCCCATTCTGAGCTGGCGTCACTTCCAGCCGAAGGCCCCAGAGCCCCCGGGGGACAAGTGTGAGACGGACTTCTACAAAGTCATGTGGTTCAAAATCATGACCGCCATCGTCAACTTCTACCTGCCCACCTTGCTCATGCTCTGGTTCTATGCTAAGATCTACAAGGCTGTGCGGCAACACTGCCAGCACCGAGAGCTCATCAACGGGtccttcccctccttctctgACGTGAAGATGAAGCCAGAGAACCTCCAGGTGGGCGCCAAGAAACCGGGGAAGGAGTCCCCCTGGGAGGTTCTGAAAAGGAAGCCAAAAGACACCGGGGGTGGACCTGTCTTGAAGCCACCATCCCAGGAGCCAAAGGAGGTGACATCTCTAGGCGTCTTCAGCCAAGAGAAGGATGGAGAACCGGGCAAATTCTACTGCTTCCCGCTTGACACTGTGCAGACGCAGCCAGAGGCAGAGGGGAGTGGCAGGGGCTATGCAGCCATCAACCAGAGCCAGAACCGGTTTGAGATGGGTGAGCAGGGCCTGAACATGCCTGGGGCTAAGGAGGCCTTAGAGGATCAGATCCAAGATGACTGCCAGTCCTTCTCCCGGACAGACTCGGACACCCCCGCAGAGCTGGCACCGGGGAAAGGCAAGTCGCGAAGCGAGTCTAGCACAGGCCTGGAGTACATCAAGTTCACTTGGAAGAGGCTCCGCTCGCATTCGCGACAGTACGTGTCTGGGTTGCACATGAACCGAGAGCGGAAGGCCGCCAAGCAGCTGGGTTTTATCATGGTGGCCTTCATCGTCTGCTGGATTCCTTACTTCATCTTTTTCATGGTTGTTGCTTTCTGCGAGAGCTGCTCTAACGAGCGTGTGCACATGTTCACCATCTGGCTGGGCTACATCAACTCCACGCTGAACCCCCTCATCTATCCCTTGTGCAATGAGAACTTCAAGAAGACCTTCAAGAAAATTCTGCACATTCGTTCCTAGGAGAGGCTCCCAGGGGATGCAACCAAGTGACACTTAACAACGTCCCTGAAGGAAGTGAAGGAGGAAGCCTGTTGCGTTGCCAGGCACCTGGGCTTTCTGGAGTCGCAAGAATGGTCTTAGGGGCTGGGGAGTTTGGAAAGTTCGTAGGCGCAGTGAGAAGAACAGCAGATGGCGGTGGTCAGCAGAGAGATTGTACTCTGAGAGCCGAATATTTGCAAGAGACTTAGATCTGTCTGAGCGCTCCTGTTCCTCGGGAATGTGGGGGCCTCAAGCTCACACTGTAATTCCAGCTTTCAAACTCAAATTATCAGGCTACTGAAGGGACGTGTGGGTAGAGTTCCAGTGGAACTCTGGAGCCTTCTTCAGATGGAGCTCCACGACTGTGGAGCAGAGACCTTAGACATGCAGATAGATGCTGTCCCTGCCCGGGGCCACCTTGAAAGGCAGGACAGCTACTCCACTGTGACTGCCACGTCTCAGAACACCTCTCTTCTGAGCCTCTTATGCAGCTTTCTCCAGATCCAGTGTCTGAACCACCCTGGCTCCTCCACCGTATTATTTCTCACTCACACGCATCTTCAGAGTTGATGGGGAATGATGCAGCCTGCACATCCATCGTTTTCAAACCCAAATCCCGTTCTCCTATTAAAGGAGAGGTTGCATGCCTCCCTCAAAGAGAAAAGGAGTATTTTTTAGACGGTTGTATATTAGAAACAAAGAGACGTGGGGAGAATAAAGCCATATTGCTTGAGGGCTGTGCCAGGTGGATGTCATTTAAGCCCCTTGACACCCCACAACAGGAGGATGGTATTACTAGAAAAGCAAATGGAGGGACCACAAGGTGCAATAAGGTacctgagatcacacagctagttataGGAAAGCTGGAGCAAACATCCTGTGGTTTCAACTCACTGTAACACATTTTCTCCAAAAGGCAAAAATTTGTTCTattcagtacacacacacacacaattcctgAGAGTGGTGGCAGTTCACAAGTGTATATTGAGAGGAGGAACAGCTGACATAGAATGTGGCCACAGAGGCGATACTTTGAGGAGGAACAGTATACTTTTTCATCTGTGAATTCTGCTGTGTTTATCCAAGAAACATCATCATGTACTTTTATGGTCACACTTTTTAAGTCAAAACTTGCAAAGGCATGGGAACAGGCAGTTTTACTCGGTGTTTATATTGCAATCTGGttgtgatttatattttaaaactggatGTAAAACTGTCATATATGTAGCCAGTGGGAGTGCCTGTATAAGCTGGTATTTTATGTCTTGTGTTCCTTTTTGCATGATCTGTTAAAATGAGAGATTTTTACCTACTAAAATATGTTCTTTGAAGTTATACTGTTATAAGGTTGATTGATTTAATTCTGCCTTTCTGAGTCTCTTGGACTTAAGAAGATGTACTGAAATGTAATGTTAAATGTTATAAGATTTGATACAAGGTTTCCCTTTGGTTTCTGGTCATATCGTAAATGTCTTTAGAAAAGGACTTACTTTTTATAACAAGCTTCCCTCTCTACTTTGTACCTCCCTAAGCTCTTCTCCCTCAAAACTGGAGGGAGCCAAAGAGACTTTTATCCTGCTTTGGGTTATCCTGGTCTGTTTCCATGTCAAAAACCAGAAGAGTTGCTTCCTGGGTCCCCTCTGGACCAAGGAGCACTTTAAGTCTTTCTAAAGACACACCCCACACAGACAAATGGCTAAGTGCCCATTACCAATATTGATGAACAGTTGAAGCAACTAGTGAAGCCAAGTGGTTACAAGCTCAGATCTTGGTCAACGAGATCTGGATTTGAATCTGACAAGAACAAAAATGGTCAGTATAATCTGCCAGAGCATAAAAAACGAGGTTCCTTGCGTCATTGTGCATGGTTTTTACAGTGCTTGCCGAGTAAACGGTACCCAGTGGGAACTCGGAGTTTTACAGTTTACTGAGCGTGTACCTCATGCTTTACCACTTCTgtctaatcttcacaacaaccttgTGAGGCAGATTTCTGTGGTTTTTACAAATAGGTAAACCAAAGCACAGAGGGGTTAATAAGAACCGAGTCTAAGACCTGATTCTGGAATGGGCTTCCTTTCCACGGTATCAACCTTTTCTTCCTCCAGCTCTCTGTACGATTGAATTAACTGTTGAATTCATGAAAGGCAGTGGGTGAGGGTGCAGACATAACTCAGACCTAGCCCACTCAGGAAAGAATTAGTGGCTGATGGCTTACTCAAAATTCAGTTGAAACCAGGCTCTCTGCtccaaatacaaaaaataaatgccttCTTGGAAAAGGCTGTTAGAGAACTTGATTATAGACTAAAACTTGATTATACATTTTAGATTAAAAAGAAGCCACCCCCTTGGGTTTCTCTTTATGGACTTAAAGCTGATGAGCTTGAAGTCAATTCCTCCACTGACCAGTGTGCGAAGCTTACCAAACATTGGGTTCTTTTAAACAATTTACAGGGTTTACAGCAATGCATGTTGGATGAgctttttaagagcagttttctGCAAGTTGTGAACTTAGAGAGATAGACGTTTGTTTTCCTTCACTGCTGTGTGTCGAGGAAGGTTCAATATGCTTTGTCCCCAGATCACTGCTATTGCAGGGAGAGGCCAAGCGGCAGAGAGGGGAGCAACAGAGGAGAAGGGACTGCAGGTGAAGAGGGGAAAACGATGGGTCGAAACAAGAGGGAaccaggggaggtgggggtgttACTGAGGCCAAGCTCCTACTGCTCCTGCAGTAGGTCAGTAAGTCAAGAGATGAGTTGTTGGAGCAAAGAATACTGACTTTACTTTGAAAGCCAATGGACCAGAAAGAAGGTGGACTAGTATCCCAAAGAACTGTCTtccctgagttagaattcaggcttattttatactaaaaggggaggggagaaaagaatATATTCTTCACTAATGTGTTCATAgtttaaatatattcaaagaagAATAAACCCACCTGtagcatttatttttatccttcagttcaattcagttcagtcactcagttgtatctgactctttgcgaccccacggacttccctgtccatcaccaactcccagagcttactcaaactcatgctcatcgagtcagtgatgccacccaaccatctcatcctctgttgtccccttctcctcccaccttcaatctttctcagcatcagggtcttttccaatgagtcagttctttgcatcaggtggccaaaatattggagtttcagcttcagcatcagtccttcccatgaatattcaggactgatttcctttaggatggactgtttggatctgctcgcagtccaggggactctcaagagtcttctccagcaccacagttcaaacacatcaattctttggcgctcagctttctttgtagtctgaAGGCAATATTTCATATTGATGGTTTTCAACCATCAATTACATCATCATATAAATCTATAAAAGCTTGCAAAGCCATTCCATCCAGTAGAAATTGCCATAAATTTTCGACGTTGCTAAGTTAATGTTACTGCAAAGGCTGGGTTTGCCTTTTGGTGCATATTGAGCCAAAAGACACAACCAAACCCAagagcaggagaaggaaggatttattctTTGCAGAATAAGTATTTATTCCCTGTTGTAAGGAGAACACCAgagatctttcccaaagcagtgtctccccAACAGCAAAACTTGGGAAGATTTAAGCTAGGGTTGTTTGCATATTCATGAAGGAGCTTGGATGTTGATTGAAGTCACAAAACTCAGAAAAGGTCAACATCATCATCCTTCAGGTTGCAACTGATCTGGTGGCTGAACTCCTAAGgcagggggatgggggtggggtgcagattAAATTCTGCAAAGCAGCTCAAGAAAGTGCTTCAAGCTAGTATTTACCATTGAAGCAGATCTGGGAGTCTTTACAacaggtattatttttgcttatcATTACTTCTCTTGCTTGATAAAAGTCAAGGTGTTCCTgcagggtttttgttgttgttgttgttcccttAAGATCATTAATTACTGAGACCTGTTCAATGATAAGCACTGTGGCCAGGCTCAGATCACAAAATGACTAAGGCCAAAAATAGCTTCTCTCATGTCAAGAAACCAATGCCTGGTTCTTTTTCTCTGGAGACCCTCTACCTATCTGCTTACACTTACAAAATGTCCATTCAGAAAAATCCATGAGTCTCCAGATTGGCCATTTGATAAATCGGTTATTCGGTTACTTAGCTGGCAGAAGATTACTTGTCTCTCTTTTGAAGATGGGTCTTCTAGGAGAGAAACATAAGtctcaagaacaagacaaggaagaTTCTGGGCTGTCCTGGCTGTGATGCACTTGAAAAGCCGTAAAGAAACAATGCTGCTAAGACCTACAATGCCAACACATCGTGCCACAATTTCCTGGGCTTACAAAACCTAGGCTGTGCGATGGTTCCCATTGTGCAGGGATGTGTGATGTCCTCAACTGAGCTGTAAGAGAAGTGATGAAGGTACACTGACTTGGATCACTGTGGTCTTGAAAAAGTGTAATGGGGCGTGCTGCCCAACTATGTCTGAGAATGTTCTCTGTCTTTTTATGGCTCCTGGTCATGCCTCTTTCTTGAGGCTCACCATCTTGGTGCTCCAGCGGTCTGTCTCCCCAGTAGTGGGCAGCAGGGGCTGATCTGCTCTGAGCCTCACCCCAATTTCCTGCTAACATGGAGGCCACATTTGTGACCTAGGTGACCATCTACATGGGATGCCCAGACCTCATCTAATAATTTCACAAATGCTTTTGAGCACTTCTTGGGCCAGTCCTTGGGACCAGGCCTTAGGAGACAATAGAGGTCATGTCAGATATGATTTCCACCCCCTGGATCTACTACagggttgcaagtgacagaaacaaaCTTCTACTGGAGTGGCTACTGGCATGTTTTGTGGAATCCAGGAGCACTTTGGATGACCTCACTTCTGAAAGGCTCAAGCCAAGTCAGCTTCTGGAACCTCATCAAGCAGAATCGGAGGACATTCCCACTAGAATGCTGTCATTGACTTATATGAATCACTCCTATTTCTACTTGCTATGAGCATCAGTTCAAAACTCCAAAGCTAGAGTGAAGAATCGTCTTATGTCTACCTGCTGCAATCAGCTCTAAAGGGAGGTGGGAGCCAGTTGGCATAACCTGGGCAGAGAACCAACAGTTCCCAGAGGAGCAGGAGTCACTGTGAGCAGAGCagaaactctaaaaaaaaaagaaaagaaaagaaaaagaaaaaggaaaaaaggattcATTGCAAGGATCTTGAAGTCCAGCAGAGGAAATCTTATAAAGAACTACATTCAGCTCAGCCTCATAGATGCTTAATTAACTGAAACTCAGGGATAGGTGGGTGTTAGGCACATTATCACTTAGGAGGTGACATCTCCActtatcttttttaaaaccaaGTTTATTACATTCAATATATACAGTAATGGATGTGTGCTCTGTCACTTCAATTGTGtacaactgtttgcaaccccatggactgtagccaccagacttctctatacatgggattctccagacaagaatactggagtggcttgccatttcctactccaggggatcgtccccacccagggatcgaacctgagtctcctgtggctccttcattgcaggcggattctttactcctgagccactggggaagcccaatgtatACAGTAAAATGCACCTATTTTAAATGCAGAGCTCAATAAGTTTTGACAGATGTGTACAACCACGTCATCTGCATCTCAGTCTAGATATACAAGACTTCTATCGCCTTAGAAAGATTCTCAAGCCCCTTTGCAGATAATGCTCTCCTTTAGGCCCCAGGCAGCCACTGAAGTGacttctgtcactatagattagtttTACTTATTCTAGAACTTTCTGCAAGTGGAATGGTACAGTGTGGACTCTTTCTCCATCAACATTTTGTCTAAGATTCAACCACATTTCAAAACTGTGTTTTGGAGCCTAATAGAAAGAGAGAGGATGTTGTTGGGATGGAGACTTGAAAGAGCAGAGTGTGCTTTAAACACCAGAATCAGTTTAGTGTGATCGACACAAGCAGTCTGAGCAGGCAGTGGCAGGACAGGAGCCTGATAAAGTGGAAAGAGATGACCGCGTTGACTTCTACCTGAGCCCTGCACTCTTGAAAAACAGGGATGGTGAAGAAATCTCCCACCTCTTTTGTCCTCCGGAGATAGTTTACTGCAAAGAAACACCTCTTCCTGTAGGACCTACATAAGATTCCTAACTGCTTCACTCAGTACCTGTGGCAAGGTGACACACAGTCCTGAATCCCTATTC from Capricornis sumatraensis isolate serow.1 chromosome 10, serow.2, whole genome shotgun sequence includes these protein-coding regions:
- the HRH1 gene encoding histamine H1 receptor produces the protein MTCPNSSCVFEDRMCEGNKTAPASDAQLMPLVVVLSTISLVTVGLNLLVLHAVRSERKLHTVGNLYIVSLSVADLIVGVVVMPMNILYLLRCRWSLGRPLCLFWLSMDYVASTASIFSVFILCIDRYRSVQQPLKYLRYRTKTRASVTILAAWFLSFLWIIPILSWRHFQPKAPEPPGDKCETDFYKVMWFKIMTAIVNFYLPTLLMLWFYAKIYKAVRQHCQHRELINGSFPSFSDVKMKPENLQVGAKKPGKESPWEVLKRKPKDTGGGPVLKPPSQEPKEVTSLGVFSQEKDGEPGKFYCFPLDTVQTQPEAEGSGRGYAAINQSQNRFEMGEQGLNMPGAKEALEDQIQDDCQSFSRTDSDTPAELAPGKGKSRSESSTGLEYIKFTWKRLRSHSRQYVSGLHMNRERKAAKQLGFIMVAFIVCWIPYFIFFMVVAFCESCSNERVHMFTIWLGYINSTLNPLIYPLCNENFKKTFKKILHIRS